In the genome of Engraulis encrasicolus isolate BLACKSEA-1 chromosome 21, IST_EnEncr_1.0, whole genome shotgun sequence, the window TCCTTCCTACTGCAGAGGAGATAACAGCAAAGCTCAGCGGTGCAACAACATTCACCTTGCTTGACGCAGCCTCCGGGTTCTGGCAGATCCCTCTGCACCCTGAAAGCAGTAAGTTGACCACCTTCCTCACACCATTCGGGAGGTATGCTTTCAAAAGGCTCCCGTTTGGCATCACCAGCGCTCCTGAGATCTTCCAGCGCAAGATGGCGGAGACTCTACAAGACCTCGACGGCGTGGCGCTGTTCATGGACGATGTGTTGGTGTACGGCCAGACAGCAGAACAGCACGACCAGCGCCTCAACAAAGTGCTCGAGCGGATCGAGTCGGCCGGCCTCAAGCTTAACAAGGAGAAGTGCAAGTTCAGGCAGAACACTCTTCAGTTCCTGGGCCAGGTCATCGACGAGTCAGGGGTGAGACCAGACCCTGACAAGGTAAAAGCCATCAGAGAGCTACCAGCACCACACAACATTGAAGAGCTGAGACGAGTGCTGGGTATGTTCAACTACCTAGGGAAATTCATTCCCAAACTCTCCACAATAGGTCAGCCACTGTACACACTGCTGAAGTCCAAGTCAGCCTGGGTATGGGACCATGCCCAGGAGGAGGCATTTCGCAAGATCAAACAGTGCCTCTCCACATCTCCAGTGCTGAAGTTCTATGACGTGAACAGACCAACTGCCGTCTCAGCAGATGCCAGCAGCTATGGCATTGGCGGTGTACTGCTTCAGCTCCACGACAACGACTGGAAACCAGTGGCGTACTGTTCTAGGAGACTCACCGATGCGGAGACCAGGTACGCACAAATAGAAAAAGAGTGCCTGGCtagtgtgtgggcgtgtgagagATTCGAAAAGTACCTGTATGGTCTGGAGGACTTTAAGCTTGTGACAGACCACAAACCCCTCGTTCCCCTCATGAACAAGAAAGATCTAGACAATGTGCCTATACGGTGTCAAAGACTGCTCATGAGACTCATGCGATTCAAACCAACAGCTGAATACGCACCAGGAAAGACACTGACTGTGGCTGACACACTGTCACGCAGTCCACTACCGTGCCAGCAGGAGGAGAGTGACACTCACAACGAGGTGGCATGCTACATAGCCGCCATCGTGGAGACCATGCCGGCTACACCAACGAGGCTGGAGGCCATCAGAGTAGCCACAGCGGCCGACCCCAATCTACAGCTGGTGTTGCGGTACATCAGAGCAGGGTGGCCAGAGTACATTGGCAATGTACCAACAGCAGTACGTGAGTACTTTCCATTCAAAAATGAACTGTCTGAATTCAATGGCATTGTCACCAGGGGCAGCCGAATGGTGATTCCAGACACGCTGAGAGAGGACACACTGGACCGCATTCACCATGGGCACCAGGGACTGACCAAATGCAGAGAGCGCGCCCAGGCGGCTGTATGGTGGCCCGGCATCTCAGGTGAAATCACGCAGAAAGTCCAGTCATGCCAGGTATGCCCTGAGTTGAAACCCTCACAGCGCAAAGAGCCTCTGATCTCAACTCCACTACCCGAACGACCCTGGAAGAGAATCGCCATCGACCTGTGTGAGTACAAGAGACAAACTTACCTTGTTGTTTCAGACTACTTCTCGAGATTCCTGGAAATCCTCCACCTAACAACAACAACTGCTTCACAAGTCATCACAAAGCTGAAGGCAGTCTTCGCTAGATTCGGCATCGTCGACGAGGTGGTGAGCGACAACGGTCCGCAGTTTTCCTGCCAAGAGTTCAAAGACTTTGCTAGAGACTTTGACTTTACACACACCACATCTAGCCCTTACAATCCCCAAGGCAATGGACATGCCGAGCGGGGAGTTCAGATAGCAAAGAGGATACTCGCCCAAAAAGATCCTCTACTCGCCCTCATGTGTTACCGGTCCACACCTTGCACCACCACCGGTATGAGCCCAGCAGAGCTGCTGATGGGCCGCAAAATCAAAACAACCCTGCCAACACTGGAGGCGAATCTTCAGCCACAATGGCCTGACCTTGTGGCAGTCAGAGACAAAGACACGAGTGAGAAGCAAAAACAAGCCTTCTACTTCAACCGGCGACACGGCGCGAGACACTTGCCATCACTGCAACCTGGTGATCCCGTCCTTGTGCGGCTGGACCACCAGAAATCATGGCACACACCTGCTGTGATCACCGGAGAGAGCATCACGCCGCGCTCCTACATCATCACAACGCAGCGCGGTGAGAGAGTGAGACGCAATCGGCGTCATCTTCAGCACgtccctgcagcagcagcagcagtccccgGCGTCATCCCCGAGTGCCAGCCAGGCGGTTCCAGTCATCCGCCTGATCCAGCACCAACCACCGACACCCCTTTGCCAACCAGCGGTGTCGTACCACCTGACAGGCTAGTCAGACCTTTCTACACGCGGTCTGGCAGACTCAGCAAACCTGTTGAGAAACTGAACCTGTGaaggaactaaaaaaaaaaaaaacatgttcattGTAAAATCCATGTTGATATTACCTTGTTTactcacctttctttctttcagagaCTGGGAATGGACTGTGGGGatctaccaaaaaaaaaaaagcactatCCTTTGATTGCACTTCTTGAATGCAtattaaaggtgggataggagatgttttacTGGAGCATTTTTTACTATATCATCTGAAAACCTCATGACGCCATGGCACCCattaaaatagagtgtttggaaaaaaaacgaaatcttttggtccagtctaGAGGGCGTAATCAGaggaaaacggcaaccaatagaagtaatactcatcattaCTTCAATTGGTTTCTGACATGCCAATCAACCGTCagctctccccacccctcctccttgcGCGTTCACAGACACATGACGCAAGGGGGTAACTTCAGGTAACTCCACCCTCGGTATTGGTGAACTTCAGATGCTACAGCTCTAGCTAGCAAGCGCAAGCCACGGATTTATTTCGCACAGCCAGAGAAAGTATTGACTATGGCAGAAAAGGCGACAACAACGGGTTCGAAAAGAAAAGGCAAAACTGTGCTTGAAAAAGCAACTGCTCGGATGAAGTCAACAGAAGAACGAAACAGGACGAGAGTGGTAGACGAGAGTGGTAATCAGTACAGCTCTCTAACATTGGCGTCAACTGAAGGAGGAAAAGGGGCTACAAAGTGATGCTAAGGTGGCCCTGTTTTTACTCCATAGGTAAGACGACGTCATGTTTTCTTACATGTTGAGATATTAATTGGATACGCGCATCTTATTCACCatattaatgataaaattaaAGATTTTGACTACATGTAATGTCCCAGCATGTTTCGCTAACTTACTGGCATAGTCTGAACTGTGATGTTCTAGTGTCACGCTACACGGtagttagttattattattaggaaTTATCCTCCTTGACGCGGCAGTTGTGTTCGATCCATGCTTTTAAACATTGTTTAAGATACGATTTATGTGGTACAAACACTGACGGTCGGTGTTAGGGTGGCCAGGCGTCCTTCTTTAGGGAGGACTCTGcttcttttcagtgccttgtccggcgtaaggcacagcataAACTTTATGCCATAAAGCCGGACAAAATGCAgtaaaattacatctaagaaacgcCAATTTGAATAAAAAACCCAAACCCCCCGTcttaaaatatgtcctcctttttcctgtaaCGGAGATGGTCACCCGACTTGGCGTGTACTGATAACTGTTGCTTATTGTTTTTGTTAGCTATGATGCGAGCATGGCACACACCAGTTCGATTCCAATGAAAAGCAGTGTCTTcaagccccctcctcctcctccttccttgtcGAACATCGGTCCTGAATCGAAAGCAGACTCAGACGTGTAAGTAATAGCTAGTGCTATGGATTTCTGCCCTGGAGAAACCATTTATTTTTACTTGTGAGGCATGTGATAAGTGACGTTTTAGTTGTAGCACGGGCCAGGGTGCAAACACTGCTAATGCCACTATTTTATATTAGTTTGTTGTTAGTGGGTTATCAGTCATCGCAGTACATTACTGACTGAGAGCACCAATTACTTACCATTACCAATACACCAATTActgatttatgggcattagctgtggtaaCTTACCACCTGGTATTGACCCACATTGAAGATCAAGTCTATGTGAGAGTAAATGATAACATGGTACTTATCTTTTTGCTGCAGTAATATCGCAGCAGCCTGTATTCACACAATGTAAATATACTGCgcaccttgtgtctgtgcagaaTCAGTTATAAAGAAAAACACTTCATTGTCAATTGTCAGGGAAATGATATTGCCCTAATTATTTGCTGTTTCTCCATGTTATGGTATTTATTTCACAGAGATGATTTGTTCATTGAGGGGATTGAGAATTTGGACAGCAGAACGCAAGAGGCTGATGTTGAACAGCCGGGTACCAGGTATTTGATCATAAACACTTGTCAGCCACAACTCTGTGGAATATACTGTATAAGGAAACCCTGTAAACTTGTGACACAAAATCATGATGTTATCTCCTATGCTTTATTCATCTGATTAGTTCGTCTACATTGGACGCATATGTTGATGTCAGCGAGGAGCAGTTCAATGACATTCAAAATTCTACGTAAgtgttgtttaaaaaaatcattgaCAGAGCAGCTAAGCAAAAAAAAGGGGCTGGCCTTTGAATACTGTGCATTATTCTTTAGAATTGACTGGGGTGATGATGAGACCTGGGACCGTGACATGGAGAGAGAGTCCGTTTCATCCTTGGAGGAAGACATGACCTGGGACCGTGACATGGAGAGAGACTCCGTTTCATCCTTGGAGGAAGACGTGACCTGGGACCCTGATATGGAGAGAGACTCTGTGTCATCCTTGGAGGAAGACATGACGAAGGAAATGGACACAGACAGTGAAGAGAGTGATGCTGATTATGTGCCTCGTATTTGTGTGCGGTAAGCTGTATTCTGCAGTAGCACTACCTTAGTGGGAGTATTGTAGTTATTGCTGTTATCACACTTTCTCTGTTTCTTGTTTGTTCTACAGAACAGGAGGTGCTCTGACAACGAACCTACGTTTGGAAACGCTGCCAACAGTCAGCGTCGAAGAATCTGTTCTTGATGTGGACTATAACCGTGATTCTGCAAGGCCAGACACACCATTGCCAGAGGCCATGAAAGTCGTCGTGGAAGATGATGTGGTCGGCCATGCTGCATCAATTGTGTACCACGATTGTCTGAAGCAGCTCGCAGGGTTGGTTGCCTTGCCAATGACCGAATGCACAGAAAAAGACCCGGTGACAAAGAAGCCGTGCCCTGCAAAGGCGCCCTTTGAAATTCACATTAAATCCCGGGGCACAGCAGCTGTTGCAGAATGGGTGAGTTGTCacatatttaatatatttttttatttcggTCATATGGCGAAGTGGCTGCTTTATGTATTCAGTTTGTTTTCACATGTGTTCTCAGGGTCATTTGGTGTGGCGTTGGAGTTCACAACCCATGTTCAAATTTGGGATGTTGGTCGGGGACTTTATGCTAGCAACCAATATATTGCTCTCTGGCAACAATTACGCCAAAATATCCCTGCTTTTCAAATTTATGAATATGGGGATGGCTGACAGGTCCAACTTCTTCAAAATACAAGACTCCTTCTGTGTTGAGAGCATAAAGGAGTTCTGGAATGACCAGAGGGCCAAAGTGATTGATCAGCTTCAGCCACGAGGGCCTGTTGTGGTTCTTGGTGAgttttaaacacacaaacacacacacacacacacacacacaccagagccatctaataacagagttgcgcaaaccggggaccatcacataccaaacaaagattaagtacaaacaaattacattacctttaccacattttctgtgttctacggccacctcctagaactaagtaacttctaatagaactaaagtcaatagggatttccatgttaacgctccgtgaggctccatgagagccgccattgctgtggaaagattggtccatagaggtctatgggagtggcgtaactctgttattagatggctctgacacACACTAATTATTCCTTGTGTTCTATTCAAAGGTGACACTCGTATGGATAGCCCAGGGTTCTGTGAACAGTACTGCACATACACAGCCATGGACAATGCTTCGAAGGAAATAATTTCCATGGTGAACATTGACAAGCGGGAGACTAACAGAAATTCTGTTATTATGGAGAAGGAGGGTTTTGTCCGTACCCTGGAGACACTTGGAGAAGAGCTGAATGTGACCGAAgtctgcacagatgcacacagccaAATAGCAGCACTTTTTAGTAAGTGTAATTTCTGCATGATTGTACCACTTCACCATATAGCTGTGATTGGGCATTTCGTTCATCATCTCTCTGCACCATACAGATAAAGGGCTGTTCAAAGACAGTGGCATCCACCATTCTTGGGACATCTGGCATGGGTCAAAGAACCTCAACAAGAAGCTTGTTGCGGTATGTTTATCTGCATTACAATTGCATGCTTTGCGATCCACCAACTTCATATGGTTTTTGCCGACATGAGATTTCTGAAATTATGTTTATTCTGATATCCTGTTCAATGTCCAGGCAGGGCAGCAAAAGGGATGTTCGGACTTGCTAGCATGGAGCAGAGACATTTGCAATCATTTCTGGCATTGCTGCAAGACTGCAAATTCCTATTCGCAGTTTATGGTAAGTAACCTAGTACAGaaatgttttatgttttatggATGTCCTCATTGCCAGGACAATGTAAACATACATTGGCCACATTTCTCCTCAATATGTTGGTGGTAGATGTCATCCTATTGCATGTACCATTCTTGTCACTTAGTAACCTTACATATTTCTTATATAGCCAAATGTTAGGATGGTACAGTGTTATGACTACTATTGTACTGCGGGTAACACCATCCTGCTGGAAACGACATGTCAATTTATACATAGCATGGGTCATTTGTCTAACAACTTTGACACCTTTGTTAGGCACATTGAGAGTCCTTATTTAAAAATACAACTACTAACTACGGAGAGTGCATAACATCCTGcgtgacagccaccatcctgcctaccatctgttccaacagctaccctcaggtagaaggtacaggtcccttcagagccgcaccgaaagactggccaagagcgtttaccaccaggTCATTAGACTATTAAATTcacaggactgctgaggaacattactgtcttaaatgttatccatctatcctttggacattctgtgtgtgtgtgtg includes:
- the LOC134437341 gene encoding uncharacterized protein LOC134437341 — its product is MAHTSSIPMKSSVFKPPPPPPSLSNIGPESKADSDVDDLFIEGIENLDSRTQEADVEQPGTSSSTLDAYVDVSEEQFNDIQNSTIDWGDDETWDRDMERESVSSLEEDMTWDRDMERDSVSSLEEDVTWDPDMERDSVSSLEEDMTKEMDTDSEESDADYVPRICVRTGGALTTNLRLETLPTVSVEESVLDVDYNRDSARPDTPLPEAMKVVVEDDVVGHAASIVYHDCLKQLAGLVALPMTECTEKDPVTKKPCPAKAPFEIHIKSRGTAAVAEWGHLVWRWSSQPMFKFGMLVGDFMLATNILLSGNNYAKISLLFKFMNMGMADRSNFFKIQDSFCVESIKEFWNDQRAKVIDQLQPRGPVVVLGEF